A window from Salvia splendens isolate huo1 unplaced genomic scaffold, SspV2 ctg420, whole genome shotgun sequence encodes these proteins:
- the LOC121790137 gene encoding RNA-directed DNA methylation 4-like — protein MAESSSAPPTADKPVIVRVKRKVSQFALDAFWLEIHERPAKRPLIDFGKLSISDASSSKVEEFKTQKILVRHVETVASSKDTFDVLAIFR, from the exons ATGGCGGAGAGTTCCTCTGCTCCTCCTACTGCCGACAAGCCTGTGATTGTTAGGGTTAAGCGAAAAGTTTCTCAGTTTGCGCTCGATGCTTTTT GGCTGGAAATCCATGAGAGGCCTGCTAAGCGTCCGTTGATCGACTTCGGAAAGCTATCAATATCTGATGCTTCTTCGAGTAAAG TGGAGGAATTCAAGACGCAAAAAATCTTGGTACGACATGTGGAGACAGTTGCTAGCTCCAAGGATACATTTGATGTGCTTGCGATCTTTCGTG